A stretch of Chionomys nivalis chromosome 2, mChiNiv1.1, whole genome shotgun sequence DNA encodes these proteins:
- the Slc2a12 gene encoding solute carrier family 2, facilitated glucose transporter member 12 isoform X2, which yields MFTFLTSVTAAVSGLLVGYELGLISGALLQIRTLLALTCHEQEMVVSSLLIGAFLASLTGGVLIDRYGRRLTIILSSCLLGLGSLVLIMSLSYTVLIMGRIAIGVSISLSSIATCVYIAEIAPQHRRGLLVSLNELMIVIGILFAYISNYVFANVFNGWKYMFGLVIPLGLLQAIAMYFLPPSPRFLVMKGQEEAAGKVLGKLRVISDTTEELTLIKSSLKDEYQYSFWDLFRSKDNMRTRIMIGLTLVFFVQTTGQPNILFYASTVLKSVGFQSNEAASLASTGVGVVKVVSTIPATLLVDHVGSKTFLCIGSSVMAASLLTMGIVNLNINMNFTNICRNHSPLNQSLEEPVFYATGNLSTGNSSLGEHFKGVPPHSKGSFMPMGHGMEQKGEMTLTSLPNVGLSQTEHQVVTDAAVVPAAYKWLSLASLLVYVAAFSIGLGPMPWLLLSEIFPGGIRGRAMALTSSMNWGINLLISLTFLTVTDLIGLSWVCFIYTIMSLASLVFVVLFIPETKGYSLEQISMELAKANYVKNNICFMSHHQEELVPTQLQKRKPQEQLPECKKLCGRGQPQQPSPGT from the exons ATGTTCACCTTCCTGACATCTGTCACTGCAGCCGTCAGCGGCCTCCTGGTGGGATACGAACTGGGGCTCATCTCTGGAGCCCTTCTTCAGATCAGAACCCTGTTAGCCCTGACCTGCCACGAGCAGGAAATGGTTGTGAGCTCCCTGCTCATTGGGGCATTCCTGGCCTCTCTCACTGGAGGCGTGCTGATAGACAGGTATGGGAGAAGGCTCACCATCATCCTCTCATCGTGCCTCCTAGGACTCGGAAGCTTGGTCTTGATAATGAGCTTGTCCTACACTGTCCTTATTATGGGACGCATTGCCATCGGGGTATCCATTTCCTTGTCTTCCATTGCTACTTGTGTGTATATCGCCGAGATTGCGCCCCAGCACAGAAGAGGCCTCCTTGTGTCCCTGAATGAGCTGATGATTGTCATCGGTATCCTCTTCGCCTACATTTCAAACTATGTGTTTGCCAATGTCTTCAATGGTTGGAAGTATATGTTTGGTCTTGTGATTCCCCTGGGGCTTTTGCAAGCAATTGCTATGTACTTTCTTCCGCCAAGTCCTCGGTTTCTGGTGATGAAAGGGCAAGAGGAGGCTGCCGGCAAAGTCCTTGGGAAATTAAGAGTGATCTCAGACACCACTGAAGAACTCACTTTGATCAAGTCTTCCTTGAAAGATGAGTATCAGTATAGTTTCTGGGATCTGTTTCGCTCCAAGGACAACATGAGGACCCGAATCATGATAGGTCTGACACTGGTATTTTTTGTACAGACCACTGGCCAGCCAAACATATTGTTCTATGCATCAACTGTCTTGAAGTCTGTTGGCTTCCAGAGCAATGAGGCAGCCAGCCTCGCCTCCACTGGGGTTGGAGTGGTCAAGGTGGTTAGCACCATCCCAGCAACTCTCCTTGTGGACCACGTTGGTAGCAAAACCTTCCTCTGCATTGGCTCCTCTGTGATGGCTGCTTCACTGTTGACCATGGGCATTGTGAATCTCAACATCAACATGAATTTCACAAATATCTGCAGAAACCATAGCCCTCTTAACCAGTCCCTAGAGGAGCCTGTGTTCTATGCAACCGGGAACCTGTCAACTGGCAACAGCAGTCTTGGGGAGCACTTTAAAGGAGTCCCCCCACACAGCAAGGGCTCATTCATGCCTATGGGTCATGGCATGGAGCAGAAAGGGGAGATGACCCTCACATCTTTACCAAATGTTGGACTGAGCCAAACTGAACACCAGGTAGTCACAGACGCTGCTGTTGTCCCAGCTGCTTACAAATGGCTGTCCTTGGCCAGCTTGCTTGTGTATGTTGCTGCTTTTTCAATTGGTCTAGGACCCA TGCCCTGGCTGTTGCTCAGTGAGATCTTTCCTGGCGGAATCAGAGGCCGAGCCATGGCCCTGACTTCTAGCATGAACTGGGGCATCAATCTTCTCATCTCTTTGACATTTCTTACGGTGACTG ATCTTATTGGCTTGTCATGGGTTTGCTTCATATATACAATCATGAGTCTAGCATccctggtttttgttgttctgtttatACCTGAGACTAAGGGATACTCTTTGGAACAAATATCAATGGAGCTAGCAAAAGC